A genomic region of Spirochaetota bacterium contains the following coding sequences:
- a CDS encoding 2Fe-2S iron-sulfur cluster-binding protein has protein sequence MSTINFTIDGKSCKAKPGQTIVEAAKDNGIYIPTLCHFEGLKPAGTCRICTVKVGGRNMAACTTPVTEGMVVENKTADLEDYRKAIIEMLFVEGNHMCPTCEKSGNCELQALGYRYLMMAPRFPFLFPKRTLDASLPKIVIERNRCVQCLRCVRGVTTADGKRIFGVVNRGGHVEITVDKDLTATMTDEMAQKAMDLCPVGAILKKEVGFAIPIGKRKFDSKPIGSEIEKA, from the coding sequence ATGAGTACTATAAATTTTACAATAGACGGAAAATCATGTAAGGCTAAACCCGGCCAAACAATTGTTGAAGCAGCAAAGGATAATGGCATCTATATCCCAACATTATGCCATTTTGAAGGGTTGAAACCAGCTGGTACCTGCCGCATCTGTACGGTTAAAGTTGGTGGCAGGAATATGGCTGCATGTACAACACCGGTAACTGAAGGAATGGTAGTAGAAAACAAAACTGCTGATCTGGAAGATTATCGCAAAGCTATAATTGAAATGCTTTTTGTAGAAGGCAACCATATGTGCCCAACATGCGAAAAAAGCGGTAATTGCGAGTTACAGGCGTTAGGATACCGGTATTTGATGATGGCACCACGGTTTCCATTCCTTTTCCCCAAGCGAACACTTGATGCATCATTACCTAAGATTGTGATAGAACGAAATAGGTGTGTTCAGTGTTTACGTTGTGTGCGGGGTGTAACAACAGCTGATGGCAAGCGCATCTTTGGTGTTGTTAACAGGGGCGGCCATGTTGAAATTACGGTAGATAAGGATTTAACAGCAACCATGACCGATGAAATGGCCCAGAAAGCAATGGATTTGTGCCCGGTTGGTGCTATATTGAAGAAAGAAGTTGGTTTTGCTATCCCAATTGGAAAGCGTAAATTTGATAGCAAGCCAATTGGCAGTGAAATTGAAAAAGCCTGA
- a CDS encoding NADP oxidoreductase produces the protein MSKPVVATASLAGCFGCHMSILDIDDRILKLIELVEFNKSPIDDIKTFTKQCDIGLIEGGCCNSENVENLKLFRKNCKILISVGECAIMGGLPAMRNGIPVKECLEEAYLKCPTVDDNIIPNDDELPMILDRVYPCHEIVKIDYFLPGCPPRADLIWEALVALLTGKELELPYEVVKFD, from the coding sequence ATGAGTAAACCAGTTGTCGCAACTGCTTCACTGGCAGGATGTTTTGGATGCCATATGTCCATTCTGGACATTGATGATAGAATTTTAAAGTTAATTGAATTGGTTGAATTTAACAAGTCACCAATTGATGATATTAAAACGTTCACCAAACAGTGTGATATTGGATTAATAGAAGGCGGATGCTGTAATAGTGAAAATGTTGAAAACTTGAAGTTGTTCCGCAAAAACTGTAAAATACTTATATCTGTTGGTGAATGCGCAATTATGGGTGGATTACCAGCAATGCGTAATGGTATCCCCGTAAAAGAATGCTTAGAAGAAGCATACTTGAAATGCCCAACAGTAGATGATAATATTATTCCCAATGATGATGAATTACCAATGATTTTGGACAGGGTATATCCATGTCATGAGATAGTTAAAATAGATTATTTTCTTCCCGGATGTCCACCACGAGCAGATTTAATCTGGGAGGCATTGGTAGCACTTCTTACCGGTAAAGAGTTAGAATTACCGTACGAAGTTGTTAAGTTTGACTAA
- a CDS encoding Ni/Fe hydrogenase subunit alpha → MARKITIEPVTRVEGHGKVTIQLDPQNNVLDSRFHIVEFRGFERFVQGRPYWEAPVLVQRLCGICPVSHHLAAAKAMDVIVGVGPDGLTPTAEKMRRLMHYGQMFQSHALHFFHLVSPDLLFGVDADPAIRNVIGVAMKFPDLAVQGVMMRKFGQEIIRATAGKKIHGTGAIPGGINKNLSVQERDEFLKGADPMNIKKMIEWAQAALNLFKEYHKKNKDFIDGFAAFPSNHLSLVRKDGALDLYHGVLRAVDANGKKILNDVDYQDYLRYVGEEVRSWSYMKFPYLKSLGKKDGWYRVGPLARLNTADFIPTPLAQKEFEEFKAYTNGKPNNMSMHMHWARLIELLHSAEMIEQLLNDPDLQGDKLVAKGTKVKEGVGLIEAPRGTLFHHYRINDNDQIEMANLIVSTTNNNEPMNRAVNWVAVNQISGKKEITEGMLNAVEVAIRAYDPCLSCATHAIGKMPLEVTLVDAEGNVVDQKRK, encoded by the coding sequence ATGGCTAGAAAAATAACGATAGAACCTGTAACAAGGGTTGAAGGTCATGGTAAAGTGACCATTCAGCTTGATCCTCAGAACAATGTACTTGATTCACGTTTTCACATTGTTGAGTTTAGAGGATTTGAACGATTTGTTCAGGGCAGACCATACTGGGAAGCACCGGTTCTGGTGCAGCGCCTTTGTGGAATTTGCCCTGTTAGCCATCATTTAGCAGCAGCTAAAGCGATGGATGTTATTGTAGGTGTTGGCCCTGATGGATTAACACCCACTGCAGAAAAAATGCGTAGGCTCATGCATTATGGACAGATGTTCCAGTCCCATGCATTGCATTTCTTCCATTTAGTATCACCTGATTTATTGTTTGGAGTTGATGCAGATCCGGCAATACGCAATGTCATTGGTGTTGCTATGAAGTTCCCTGATTTAGCAGTACAGGGTGTTATGATGCGTAAATTTGGCCAGGAGATAATCAGAGCAACAGCAGGTAAAAAGATACATGGTACCGGAGCAATACCTGGTGGCATTAACAAGAACTTAAGTGTTCAGGAAAGGGATGAGTTCCTCAAAGGTGCTGATCCAATGAACATTAAAAAGATGATAGAATGGGCACAGGCAGCGCTAAATCTTTTTAAAGAATATCATAAGAAGAATAAAGATTTTATCGATGGCTTTGCAGCATTCCCATCAAATCATTTGAGCCTTGTTCGCAAAGACGGTGCACTGGATCTTTACCATGGAGTCCTGAGAGCAGTTGACGCTAATGGCAAGAAGATATTAAATGATGTTGATTATCAGGATTATCTCAGGTATGTAGGTGAGGAAGTCAGATCCTGGAGTTATATGAAGTTCCCATATCTCAAGTCATTGGGCAAAAAGGATGGATGGTACCGGGTAGGGCCGTTGGCACGACTCAATACTGCTGATTTTATCCCAACACCGCTGGCACAGAAAGAATTTGAAGAATTCAAAGCATATACAAATGGCAAACCCAATAATATGTCAATGCATATGCACTGGGCACGTTTAATTGAATTATTGCACTCAGCAGAAATGATTGAGCAGCTTTTAAATGACCCTGATCTGCAGGGTGACAAGCTTGTTGCTAAGGGTACAAAGGTTAAAGAAGGTGTTGGATTAATTGAAGCACCACGAGGTACATTGTTCCATCACTATCGCATAAATGATAATGACCAGATTGAAATGGCTAATCTTATTGTTTCCACTACCAATAATAATGAGCCAATGAACAGAGCAGTTAACTGGGTAGCGGTTAATCAGATCAGTGGCAAAAAGGAAATTACTGAAGGCATGCTCAATGCAGTTGAAGTTGCAATACGTGCCTATGACCCATGTTTAAGCTGTGCAACACATGCTATTGGGAAGATGCCTCTGGAAGTTACATTGGTTGATGCTGAAGGCAATGTTGTAGATCAGAAAAGGAAGTAA
- a CDS encoding hydrogenase maturation protease has translation MLNNVKCLVYGYGNPGRQDDGLGVELALRIENDEHLSKYVDVDYNYQLNIEDALTISEYDLVIFADAALNIDKSYELNKIQPAHTITFTTHELSAESILALCQDLYNKKPECYMLAIRGYEWEMGLPMTSRAKCNLDDAYTFLTEFIENQFSRCIAGKGI, from the coding sequence ATGCTGAATAATGTTAAGTGCCTGGTATATGGATATGGTAATCCTGGAAGACAGGATGATGGCCTGGGTGTGGAGCTGGCATTAAGGATTGAAAATGATGAACATTTGAGCAAGTATGTTGATGTGGATTATAATTATCAACTCAACATTGAAGATGCATTAACCATTTCAGAATATGATCTGGTTATCTTTGCAGATGCGGCACTTAACATTGATAAATCGTATGAATTAAATAAGATTCAGCCGGCACATACAATTACATTTACAACTCACGAATTGTCGGCTGAATCTATACTTGCACTTTGCCAGGATCTATATAATAAAAAACCTGAATGCTATATGCTGGCAATCAGGGGCTATGAGTGGGAAATGGGGTTGCCTATGACCAGTAGGGCAAAGTGTAATTTAGATGATGCATATACATTTTTAACAGAATTCATTGAAAACCAATTTTCTCGCTGTATAGCGGGCAAAGGGATTTAA